Proteins from one Anopheles nili chromosome 2, idAnoNiliSN_F5_01, whole genome shotgun sequence genomic window:
- the LOC128720877 gene encoding LOW QUALITY PROTEIN: uncharacterized protein LOC128720877 (The sequence of the model RefSeq protein was modified relative to this genomic sequence to represent the inferred CDS: substituted 1 base at 1 genomic stop codon): MVLTSLWIFFRSVNLVSLTRLAFSLLIFAIIGFSLXSNPQEYDGRSMLQDFRNHFMTYEHIEIDECPLKYLRRVYTDFCHIALIKRNNDTTCLGVLVNDYYILSTAGCVPPDWKSVHVQLQSNFDLPIADRIAYTDYKALNVNSENAPVVLRINGTTNFRLPYENTAACLWPTDSIVSYSKVQDVAYDPALGKVIQNTTVCSAATQAACLNKTFAQWCERKPTGSLLQIRDLDKYSMHPMVAGLFCDEQQQFVPVSKYADWIREIISRDRILFTIPDAGLGEKCITKDDKEGVCMRIESCPQIYKQLKGKARNVSSLEQCGFEGTDVLNCCTNDDLLKADDKREKLQGIVREIEHCHELYDVYRRTTKEQQLHSHLALIRGETDKVECVGTLVARHFVVTAAQCVLRFKSQKSTVKIGIVGSDERVIQVRNVASTVVHPLFEHQTNHYNIAIIILDAPILITEYSVPACMWPEKDRLPAKLISTGYNGVTEAVTANSVAPLYYIDCRLKHYANLTLTEMCVLPDREESFCEEEPSVCAESGTGLYGTVYMTYDWQPVNYVVGIYSTGAQCDQGRPAIYTRISEYYPWIKGQLYLLAQDI; the protein is encoded by the exons GCAACCCGCAGGAATACGATGGGCGGTCAATGTTGCAGGATTTTCGAAACCATTTCATGACCTACGAACACATCGAGATCGATG AATGTCCTTTGAAGTATCTACGGAGAGTCTACACAGACTTCTGCCACATCGCGCTTATTAAGCGAAATAATGATACCACTTGTCTGGGTGTGCTGGTAAACGACTACTACATCCTGTCTACGGCCGGTTGTGTACCGCCCGACTGGAAGTCAGTGCACGTGCAGCTTCAATCGAACTTCGATCTACCCATTGCGGACCGGATAGCTTACACCGACTACAAAGCTCTCAACGTCAATAGCGAAAATGCGCCCGTCGTGCTGCGGATCAACGGAACTACCAA TTTCAGACTACCGTACGAGAACACGGCAGCTTGTCTCTGGCCCACGGATAGCATCGTTTCGTACTCCAAGGTGCAGGACGTAGCCTACG ACCCCGCGCTGGGCAAGGTCATCCAAAACACGACCGTGTGTTCGGCGGCGACTCAGGCAGCTTGCCTTAACAAAACTTTCGCGCAATGGTGCGAACGG AAACCGACGGGCAGCTTGCTCCAGATACGCGATTTGGACAAGTACTCCATGCACCCGATGGtggcgggtttgttttgtgacgagcagcagcagttcgtaCCGGTGTCGAAGTACGCCGACTGGATTCGGGAGATCATTTCCCGGGATCGCATTTTGTTCACCATCCCGGACGCAGGGCTAGGTGAAAAGTGTATCACCAAGGATGATAAGGAAGGTGTCTGCATGCGCATCGAGTCCTGTCCCCAGATCTACAAGCAGCTGAAGGGGAAGGCACGTAACGTCAGCTCGCTGGAGCAGTGCGGCTTCGAGGGTACGGACGTGCTCAACTGCTGCACGAATGATGACCTTTTGAAGGCGGATGACAAGCGGGAAAAATTGCAGGGGATCGTGCGCGAGATCGAGCACTGTCATGAGCTGTACGATGTGTACCGGCGGACTACTAAAGAGCAACAGCTTCACTCGCATCTGGCGCTTATTCGTGGCGAAACCGACAAGGTGGAATGTGTGGGAACGCTCGTCGCCCGGCATTTTGTGGTGACTGCGGCTCAGTGTGTCCTTCG GTTCAAGTCGCAGAAGAGCACCGTCAAAATCGGTATAGTCGGATCTGACGAACGAGTGATCCAGGTACGGAATGTCGCGTCCACCGTAGTCCATCCACTGTTCGAACACCAGACCAATCACTACAATATCGCTATCATCATCCTCGATGCGCCGATCCTGATCACGGAGTACAGCGTGCCGGCTTGCATGTGGCCGGAGAAGGATCGCTTACCGGCGAAGCTGATTTCCACGGGGTATAACGGAGTGACGGAAGCTGTGACGGCTAACTCCGTAGCTCCCCTGTACTACATTGACTGCCGGCTGAAGCACTACGCTAATTTGACGCTCACGGAAATGTGTGTCCTGCCGGACAGGGAAGAAAGCTTCTGCGAAGAGGAGCCGTCCGTGTGTGCCGAATCCGGTACCGGGCTGTACGGCACCGTATACATGACCTACGACTGGCAACCGGTCAATTATGTGGTGGGAATCTACAGCACAGGGGCCCAGTGTGATCAGGGCCGACCGGCCATTTACACGCGCATAAGCGAGTACTACCCTTGGATCAAGGGTCAGCTGTACTTGCTGGCGCAGGACATCTAA